A stretch of DNA from Micromonospora sp. NBC_01813:
GGCGATGGCGACCATCCGGCCGTCGCGTCCGGCATCGACGACGGTGGCGATGACGCCGATCACCGGGGAATCGGCGGCGTCGTGGCCGTAGCGGATGTCTGCGACCCGGACGGTCATCGACCGGTCGCCGTACACCCAGTCGGCTTTGCCCAGGTGCAGCGTGTCGCCGACGTTCAGCAGGTCATCGGCGGACCTCGGGTCCCGAGTGGGCATCAGTTGCCCGATCCGTCGTGGACGCGGGCGTCGCGCCCCGGGCCGGCGTACGGCCGCTCCCGAGTCGGCCCCGAATTGATCAACTCGCAATTGATCAACTGCTGCGGCATATCTATCCTTGCCCCGTCACCGCCGTATCGGTCCACTGATACATCCCCTCCAGAAAACTGTCGGCAAACTTTCGTGCTCTCCACCCTGGACTTCTTCGCATCGGTCTGGATAGGTTTCTGCTGCCTACTGGCATCCATCGGGGTGAGTCGGATCTGACTCGGAGGGCGATATGGTAAATGAGCTTGGCGACCTGCTGCGACGCGAGCGCATCTCACGTGGCATGACACAGGACGCGGTCGGCACGGCGGTCCACATCAGCGGGTCGGCCATCGGCCATTTCGAAAAGGGCAAGTCCGCGCCGCAGGAGACCACCGCCGACGCGCTCGACCTGCTGTTCGGCACTGGCAGCCGCGTCCAGGAGCTGGCCCGCGAAGCACGGGGTGAGGCGGTGGCACCATGGTTGCGCCCGTGGGTGGAGAACGAGAAGCGGTCGTTGCTGTTGCGGACCGTCGAGCCCACCCTGATCCCCGGCCTGCTGCAGACCGAGGCGTACGCGCGGGCGATCCTGAGCGCCGGTCAGCACACGCCGGAGCAGGTCGAGGAGCTGGTCGCCATCCGAATGGCCCGGCAAACGGCCGCCCTGGAGCGGGCCGAGCCGGCGGCCCTGGTCGCCCTGATCGGTGAGCCGGCGTTGCATACCGGCGACCCGGTCTTCATGAAGGACCAGTTGGAGCACCTGGTCGACATCGGCGACCGGTACAACGTGCACATCCGGGTGATCCCGCAACGGGCCGGGCTGCACGCGGGTCTCGCTGGTGCATTCGTCATCGCCACGCTGATCGGTGGCGCGCAGATCGGCTACCTGGATGATCAACTGGAGGGCCGGATCGCGGCGACGTCGAAGGACATGGCCACGCTGGTCCGCACGTGGGAAGCTCTCAGTGGCATCGCGCTAACCTGCGAGCAGTCCCGCAATCTCATCCTGAAGGTGATCGATGAGCACGAAGAGCGCGCCACAGTGGCGCAAGTCCAGTCTTAGCAGCAGCAATGGCGGCAACTGCGTCGAGGTCGCCGACAACCTGCCGGCGCGGGTACTGGTACGCGACAGCAAGGACACCAGCGGGCCGACCCTGACCTTCTCCCCCGCCGCCTGGCACTCGTTCGTCGCCGACCCACCCACCACCACGACCAATTGACCCCACCGACCGCACCCCGCATCCGCCTCGCCTGACCAGCGACGGATGTTGAGGAGCCTCGGACCACCAGTACGTCTGAGGACTCCTCGCCGACGACAACGAACCAACTCACGGTGATCAAGATGCTCGACGAAGGCCAGCCCCCCGCCCGGAGGATTGGGCACACACTGCCACGTCCGACCACCTCATCTGCCCGCCTACCAGGAGCAGCGCAGAGCCGAGCAGTACGCCGCCCTCGAATCCACTGCGGTGAGCATCGACGACGAGGAGGACCTCGACACCGTGATCACTCGACTACGAGAGGCACGCCGGGCGGTCGCACGGCGCCGCGGCGGGTCCTCGAAGTAGGACGATGCTCGCCGCCCTCGAACAGCTCCACCGCGTCCACCGGGTCAGGGAGTCAGGATGATCTTGCCTAGGTGCGACAGTCCGACGCGCCGCTGCGGGTCATCGCCGCCGAGGTCGGCTACCGATCTGAGTTCGCCTTTGCCAGCTCGTTCAAACGCCATTTCGGGACCGCCCCCGGCGCCTACCGCCGGGGGCGAAACTCCGCAGACTCGGCGAGCCCGGATCAGCAGCCCCACCTTTCCTGAGCCTTGATCACGATCGGCATGGACTGCGTGCTGGAACCGTCGGTCAGCGTCATCACGGCCCGGTACTCCCCGTACGCCAGCGGCGGCAGGTCCGTGGTGACCCAGGCGATTCCGAGGTACCGGTCACCATTGTCTGCCGGCGCGATCGGCGGGTGCGGCAGGCTGGTGACAGTGCCGGCGGGCAGGCCCTGCACGTCGACCTGCAGTGGCGTCGTCCAGCTTCCGGCGACAAAGCCGATGAAGTACGTGAACCATTCAGTATTTGCCGGGATGCAGGCCCGCTGCTCATAGTCCGACAGGTCCCAGGTCGCCGCCGCAGTGGCCGCAGCAGACCCTGGCACGGCCGCGCCGGCAGGAGCGGCGGTCGCCGGAGCAGCGGTCGCGATCAGCGCCAGTCCGGTCGCCACGGCGAGCGTCAGTCGGACGGTACGGGACATCGACTTCACGATGAGCCTCCTTCGGTCATCCGCTTTCGGGCGGCGTCCGACCCCAGGACCCGGCATTTCTTCCAGGACGCCACCCCTTGTTAACGGAGTATTACCACCGTGCCGATAGATCACCAGGAATCTCTCGGGGATCGCCCACCTGTCCCACCAGCCGACCGCAGGAGTGACGACGATCACCTGAACACTGTTCAGTCTTGAACAGTGTTCAGGTTCGGTGCGAAACTCGTCGGCATGCAGCTGAAGCGAGCGGACGTGGTGACCGGGGCCCTTGCCCTGCTGGACACCGACGGCCTCGACGGATTGACCATGCGCAAGCTGGGTGCCCGGCTCGGTGTGCAGGCCGGTGCTGTCTACTGGCACTTCAAGGACAAGGAAGCACTGCTCGGCGCGGTCGCCGACCGGATCGTCGGCGAGATCACCGAAACCCCGCTCGACCCCGGCACCTGGGACGCACAGCTGGCGGAGTTCGCGCACCGCTTCCGCCGCGCCCTGCTCGCCCACCGTGACGGCGCCCGCGTGGTCGCCGGCACCTACGTGACCGAGCCGAACACCGTGCAGGGTGGTGAACTGGTGATGCGGATCCTCACCGACGCGGGTTTCCCGCTCGACCGCGCCGGCTGGGCGATCTTCGCCGGCATGTACTACGTGCTCGGCCACACGATCGAGGAGCAGGCCCAGCAGGCCGCCGGTGACTGGGAGCAGCGCGCCGCCGACGTGGCCGACACGGAGCTGCTCCAGGCAATGGACGGAGCGATCAAGGCCGACCCCGAGGAGCGTTTCGCGTACGGCCTGGAGCTCTATCTCGATGGCGTACGCCTGCGGCTCGCGCAGGCTCAGCAATGATCCCGAGGGTCAAGCGGTCCCGGCAGCGACGGGTGATCCCGCTGCAGGTGCGCGCCAACATCCAGCTGAGCCCGTCGTTCCACCGGGTCACCTTCGGCGGCGCAGCCCTCGCCGGGTTCACCAGCCCCGGCCTGGATCACGGCGTACGGCTCTTCTTTCCGCGTACCGGCCAGGACCGGCTGTGGCTGCCGAGCCTGCGCAACGACGCGTGGATGGCCGAGACGCTGCTGCAGCCCACCTCCCGACGCCCGTGGGTGCGCACCTACACCGTGCGCGAGTTCCGACCTGCGCAACAGGAACTCGACATCGAGTTCACCCGGCACGGCGACCAAGGGCCGGCCTCCGCCTGGGTCGCCCGGGCCCGTCCGGGCGACCCGGCCGGCATCTTCGACGAGGGCTACACCTATCTGCCATCCGATGGGGCCGATCGACAACTGCTGGTGGGCGACGAAAGCGCACTGCCCGCGATCTTGTCCATCCTGGAGTCTGCTCCGGTGACGCTCACCGGGCAGGTCTACCTGGAGGTGCCGCAGACCGCCGACATCCGTCGGATCGCCGGCCCGCTCGGCGTACAGGTGACATGGTTGGCACGCGACGGTGCCGGCACGATCCCCGGGGCCCTCGCCCTGGACACCGTCCGAAACGCACCCGACCTGGGCGCGCCCTCCTACACCTGGGTCGCCGGCGAGGCAAAGCTCGCCACCGGCGTACGCCGCCACCTGGTCGACGAACGGGGCATCGGCAAGCGAGACATCGCCTTCATGGGCTACTGGCGGCACGGCCGCTCCAGCATCGGCTGACCCGCTGCAAGACCTACTGCACATCGGGGGTAGCCGGGCAACCAGGTGACTTGTCGGAGGCCTTCCCGTAGGGTGCCGTCGCGACACAAGGAGGCACATCCGATGACCCGACCGGCTGCCCGTGCAAGGTTCCGATCGCTGTCTGTCGTGGTGCTGTCCGGCGTACTGCTGCTCGCCGGGTGCGGCGGGCAGTCCGCGGCCGGGCCCGACCAGCTGGCGGCGACGCCGGCCGTCGCCGACACCGCGAGGACGCTGGACACCTCCGGCAGACCGACACCGGTGGCACCCACCTCGGCGGACGCGACCACGACGAGCCCTACCCCGGCGGGCGCGACCGCACCTGGCCCGGCCTCGTCGGGCCGGGCGTCGACCGCGCCGCCGCAGCCGGCACCGGTGTCGTCCGCACGTAAAGGGGTGGGGGTGTGGGACTTCCCTGGAGTGAGCGAGGCGCTGGCGAACTCGAAGGCTGGCTGGTACTACACCTGGAGCACCCAGCACCCGGGCATCCGTACTCCGGCCGGGGCGACCTTCGTACCGATGATCTGGGGTCCCGGCAGCGTGACCCCGACGGAACTCGCCCGTGCCGAGGCGGCCGGGCCGTACCTGCTCGGCTTCAACGAGCCGGACCTGGCCGAGCAGTCGAACATGACCGTCGAGCAGGCGCTCGACCTGTGGCCGCAATTGGCTGCCACCGGCAACATCCTGGGCAGTCCGGCGGTGGCGTGGGGTGGTGCCGACGCTGGCGGCTGGCTGGACCGGTTCATGTCCGGAGCGCGCCAGCGCGGCTACCGGGTCGACTTCATCGCGCTGCACTGGTACGGCGGCGACTTCACCACGGCCAACGCCGTCGACCAGCTCCGGCAGTACATCGAGGCCGTACACCAGCGGTACGGCAAGCCGATCTGGTTGACCGAGTTCGCGTTGATCCGATTCGGCGCTGGTGGCGCGGAGTTCCCGAGCGAGCAGCAGCAGGCGGCGTTCCTGACCGCCGCCACCGACATGCTCGCCGGCCTGCCCTACCTGCAGCGGTACGCGTGGTTCGGGCTGCCGGCCACCGACCGGGACCGCACCGGTCTGTTCCGCAGCGGCAGCCAGGCAACCGCCGTGGGGCGGGCCTTCCAGGCCGCCGACTGAGCAGAATCGATCCCGCTCGGCACTGCGGACCCGGTGGGCGCTGCGGGTTCGGGACCTACCACCCGCTGGGGGCGTAGTCCTTCAGGAAGCAGTCATACAGATCCTCGCCCTGCTCACCACGGACGATCGGGTCGTACACCCGGGCGGCGCCGTCGACCAGGTCCAGTGGCGCGTGGAAGCCCTCGTCGGCGAGGCGCATCTTCGTCGGGTGCGGGCGCTCGTCGGTGATCCAGCCGGTGTCGACGCTGGTCATCAGGATGCCGTCGGTCAGCAACTCCCGTGCGCTGGTGCGGGTCAGCATGTTCAGGGCGGCCTTCGCCATGTTGGTGTGCGGGTGGCCGGCTCCCTTGTAGCCCCGGGCGAACACCCCTTCCATCGCCGACACGTTCACCACGTACTTGCGCCGGGCCGGCGCGGCGGCCATCGCCGGACGCAGCCGGCTGATCAGGATGAACGGCGCGACCGAGTTGCACAGCTGCACTTCGAGCAACTCGACCGCGTCGACCTCGTGCACCCGTTGCACCCAGCTGTTGACCGGATCGAGGTCCGGCACCAGCCCGCCGGCGTCGATCGCCGACGCCAGGGCGATCCGCTCCGGTGAGGCTGAGCCACTGGTCAGCGCCAGCGCGGTGAGCGCGTGCGGCGAGATCGCCGAGGACTGCGGTCGCGGTGCGCCGATCGCCGCCGCGGCCTCGCCTCGGCCGCCGGCCGACGAGAAGCTGACGATCTCCGGCAGCGGCCCGTCTGGCAGCGGTGCCGATTCGGCGGCCACCAGGTGCGCGTACGCGCCGGGGCTGCGCCGGACGGTCTGGGCCGCGTTGTTGATCAGGATGTCCAGTGGCCCCTGTGCGGCGACCGAGTCGGCCACGGCGATCACCTGGGCGGGGTCGCGCAGGTCGACGCCGAGGATCCGCAGCCGGTGCAGCCACTGGTCGCTGTCGTCCATCGCGGCGAACCGACGGGCGGCGTCCTGCGGGAACCGGGTGGTGATCGTGGTGTGTGCGCCGTCGCGCAGCAGCCGCAGCGCGATGTACATGCCGATCTTGGCTCGGCCGCCGGTGAGCAGCGCCCGCCGGCCGGTCAGGTCGGTGCGGGCGTCGCGGCGCTCGTGGTTGAGCTTGGCGCACGCCGGGCAGAGCTGGTGGTAGAAGGCGTCCACCTCGCGGTAGCGCTCCTTGCAGATGTAGCAGGCGCGGGGCTGGTGCAGGATGCCGGCGGTGGCACCGAGCGTCGTCGACGCCAGCGGGATGCCCTTGGTCTCGTCGTCGATGCGGCCTGGCGCCCCGGTTGCGGTCGCCGCCGTGACGGCCCGGTCGGCGGCGAGGATGGCGTCGCGTCGCTCCTCTCGCCGCCGCAGTTTCACCGATTTGTACAGCTTTGCGGTGGCCCGCTGCACCCGTACCACATCGGGGTGGTCGGACGGCAACGCCGACAGCGCCTCGATGACGTCGAGGCAGACCTGCAGCTGCGCCGGGTCGATCCCGGCCAAATCCAGATCAAGATCCGGTCGTACGTCGTCCACCGTCATACCCGGTACCCGTCTCGTTCCTGTCGCCGCGGCGATGCGACCTGGAACTCTACCCACCACCGCGGCTGCGCCGTGACGCCGCTGCGCCGAGCGGGTTCGGTCGGCCACGGCGGATCAACCCGTGACCTGCTGCCACACCGGCACGATCCGGGCGTGGGTGAAGCGCCAGCCCTCAGGCGTACGGATGGCGGTGTAGCCGGCCTGCACGCCGGCCGTCCGATACGGCGCCTCGCCGGGTCGGAAGAAGTAGACGAGCTGATGGGTGCTGACCTCGGCCTGGTCGCGTTTTAGGTCGAGGTCGACCACGACGTCGGTGTTGAAGTGCTGGATGCCCTCGTCTGCCGGGCTGGTCCGCCGGATCCCCTCGACGATCTCGTCGATTCCGCGCAGCTCGCCGCGTGGGCTGCTGGTCTGCGCGTCCGGGGTGTAGATGCTCCGCAGGTCGTCGAAGCGACGTTGGTCCAGTGCCCGGGCGAGCCGGGCGACCAGCTCGGCGATCTCGACGCGGTCGGCAGTGGGTGACATTCAGATCCTCCATTCGTTGGCGCGGCCAACAATAAGGCAGAATCGTTGGCGACACCAACGTCCTGTTACGGTGGTCACCGTGGAGTCCACGCCGCGCCGGCTCGCCACCAGAGCAAGCTGGTTGATCACTCAGACCGCCGTGCACTCCCGGCGACTCGTCGCCGAGGGATTCACCGCCGCAGGTGCCCGCGGCTACCACTACCGGGTGCTGGCCGCGTTGCACGAATTCGGCCCGGCCAGCCAAGCGGACCTGGGGCGACGCTGTCAGATGGACCGCAGCGACGTCGTCGCCGCCGTCACCGAACTGGAGCGGGCCGGATTCGTCGCGCGCGGCACCGACCCGGCAGACCGCCGCCGCAACACCGTCACGATCAGCGATACCGGCGAGCGGCAGCTGCACCAACTGGACGACGCCCTCGACCAGGTGCAGGACGACCTGCTCGCCCCGCTGACGCCCGCCGAGCGCCAGACCCTCATCACCCTGCTCGGCAAGGTGCTCGACCACCACAGCACCCCGCCGACAGCCGGTGACCAACAACAGAACGTGACGTGACACGGGTCACACACGGGTCAAAACCGTCGCAGGGGTGTGGATCGTCTTGCCTGTTGTGAGACGGAGCCTGGACGCACTCGACGAGGGTGAACTGCTGCGCCGCATCGCCAAAGGCGACCGGCGGGCCTTCGACGAGCTGTACCGCCGTACGTCGCCCTGGTTGACCGCCCGGCTGCGCCGGCGGTGCGCCGACGACGACCTGGTGGCCGAGGTGCTGCAGGACACCTACCTGGCGGTGTGGCGCTCGGCCGGCAGCCAGGCACAGGACTCGGCCAAGGGCAGCGCCGTCGGCTGGCTGTGGACGATCGCCGCCCGCCGGCTGGTCGACGCGTTCCGTGCCCGGGCCCGCCGCGAGCGGGTCCCGGCGGTGCAGACCTTCGCCACCATCGCACCGGCCGCCGAGGACGAGGTGCTGGCCGACGGGATGGACGCCAACCTGGAACAGGCCCTGCTGGCGTTGCCAGCCAACCTGCGCCAGGTGCTGCGCGCGATGGTGCTCGACGGCCTGACCACCCGGGAGACGTCGGTACTGCTCGGCATGCCAGAGGGAACCGTGAAGACGTACGCGCGGCGGGCCCGGATCGCGCTACGGGAGGCATTGTCATGAACACTCATCCCACCCCTGTTCTCATCTCCCGCTACGCCGCCGGTGACGCCATTGACGACGCCACCGTCTGGGCGATCGAGGCCCACCTGGAGTCCTGCGCCGCCTGCCGGACGGTTCTCACCACGGCGGTCGACCCGGCCGCCCGGCAACTGCTGGACCGGGTGGCCGACGGCATCGCCGCCGGGATCGCCGCCGGCCCCGCGCCGGCCAGGCGCCGACGACTACGCCGCGCCGGGGTCACCGCCCGCATCCTGCCCTGGCTGGCCACGGCGGTCGCGCTGATGCTGGTGGCGGTGTTGTTCGAGTCGACGTTCCACAGCATGCCGTCACTGGTGCTGCTCATCGCACCGGTGGCACCCCTGCTGCCGGTGGCCGCCGCGTGGAGCCGGCGCACCGACCCGGCCTGGGAGCTGATCGCCTCGATGCCGCGCACCGGGCTGTCGTTGCTGCTTCGCCGTACCTTCGCCGTCCTGATGGCGGTCGTCCCGGTGCTGGCAGCGGCCGGCGGGGTGACCGGGCACTCCCCTGTCCGGTGGCTGCTGCCCTGCCTGGCCTTCACCGCCGGCGCCCTGGCCCTGGGTGGACTGGTCGGCGTTGACCGGGCTGCGCTCGGCCTGTCGGTCGTCTGGTCCGTCGGCGTGATCGCGCCGAGCCTGGCGGGTCAACGTCTGCCGGTCATTCTCGAGGCCGGCAGCTGGCCGGGCTGGGCGGCGGCCACCGCCGGGCTGGTCGCGGTACTGCTGATCCGGGCCGGCGATCACAGCCGGCCGGGCATCGGCTACGGCCAGCCAGGCATCGGCCGCAACTGACTCCGGCGCGCCGGCTCTGCCAGCCCGCGCCCGACCTGCTCACTTCAACTGGCGGAACCTCCGCCAGCTGTCCCGATGAACGGAGAGATCATGATGCGTGCGGTCAGCGCGGCGGAAACCGCCCCGACCACGTACGCGTGGACGGTGCACGCCGAGAACCTGGTAGTCCGGGCCGGCCGCCACCTCGCGGTCAACGGGCTCGACCTGGCGCTGGGCACCGGTGTGCACGGGCTACTCGGCCCCAACGGCGCCGGCAAGACCACGCTGATGCGGGCGCTCGCCACGGTGGTCAAGCCCGCCGGTGGGCGGCTCGACCTGCTCGGCGAGGACATCACCGGCCGCGCCGACCTGCGTCGGGTACGTCGCAAGCTCGGCTACCTGCCGCAGCACTTCGGCTTCTACCCCCGGTTCACCGTGCGTGAGTTCGTCGAGTACATGGCCTGGCTCAAGGAGATGCCGAAGTCGGAGATCCCCGGGGCGGTGCAGCGGGCCGTCGACCGGGTGGGACTGTCCACCCGGGCCGACTCCAAGTTGAAGGCGCTCTCCGGCGGCATGCTGCGCCGTGCCGGCATCGCCCAGGCCATCGTCAACGACCCGGAGGTACTGCTGCTCGACGAACCGACGGTCGGCCTGGACCCGGAGCAACGCCTCGACTTCCGCGAACTGTTGCGCGAGATCGGGTCGGACACCTGTGTACTGGTCTCCACCCACCTGGTCGAGGACGTCGCGGTGGCCTGCACCGACGTGGTGCTGATCAACGAGGGACGGCTGGTGTGGCAGGGCACCAGCGCGCAGCTCGCCGCGCAGGGCGGCGACGGCGACGCCGGGGACAGCGCCACCGAACGTGGCTACTCGGCGCTGCTGCGCGCGTACCGGCAGCGGGTGTCGGCATGACCGGCCGAATCATGCGGACCGAGGTACGCCGGTCGGCGGTGCCCGGTCTCGCCGCACTGCTCCTGGTGGTCTGCGCGGGGCTCACGCTGACCTCGATCGAGTTCTTCTCCGGTCGGTGGACGCAGCTGGTGATGTACGGCCGCGGGTCACTGATCCTGCTGGTCCCGCTGGCGCTGGCCGGTGGCGCGTGGCTGGGCCGGCGTGACCGGCGGCACCGGGTCGGGGAGTTGTTCGCCACCACCGTACGGCCGCGCTGGCAGCGGACCTTCCCGCTCGCCGCCGGGTACGCCGGGGCTCTGGTCGCGGTCTACCTGCTGGTGCTGCTCATTGGCGCGGTGTGGGTGATCCCGACGGCCGGCTACTTCCCCGTCGCGGTCCTCGGTATCACCGCGGTCGGTGTGCTGGCCGTGGTCGCCGCCGGTTGGCTGGGGATGGCCGCGGGCCGGGCTGTGCCTCGGATCGTCACCGCGCCGGTCCTCGCGGTGGTCGGGTTCGCCGTGTTGGCCCTGCTGCCCGACTTCGTGTCGATGGCCGGCTTCGACGAGAACTTCGTCAAGATGCGCCCGGATCCGGCCGCGTTGCTGCTGAATCCGGCCGCTGTCAACGGCCTCGACGACTTCCAGACCATTCCCGGCTCGGTCACCCTGCTGCAGGCGGGGTGGTTGGTGGCGCTGGCCGGCACCGGCCTGCTGCTGATCGGCGCGGTACGCCGCAGCGTGCTCGCCCTGGCGGTGCTGCCCGCAGTGCTCGGTGCTGCCGTGGCGGTGCCGCTGCTGCCGACCGGTGGCTACACCGGGGCCGCCATCGTCGACCCGACCGCCGTCGAACTGGTCTGCGACGACAACGGCCCGCAGGTGTGTGTCCGCAAGGTACACGCGGCGCTGCTGCCCGACCTGGTCGAGCCGGCCCGGGAGGCGCTCGCGGTCATGGCGGCCAAACTTCCCGACGCACCAGTACGCGCGGTGCAGAGCGCGCGGCTGGCCGATTGGGCCGATCCGGACCAGACCCCGGCACGGCACGACGCGGACACGCTGACCTTCACGACGCCGAGCATCGACCGGTCCGGTAGGGCGGATCTCAGTGACGGGTACTTCGAGGCAGAACTGCTGCGGTCACCCTGGTCGCAGGAGTGCAGGCCCAGCGGCGGCAACAGCTACCAGGTATTCGAGTCGGCGCCCTACCTGGCGCAGGCGGTGGCCGCGGCCTGGCTGGTCGACGAGCCGCCGACGCCGGAGAGTTGGTGGAGCGCCGACGACCGGCAGTTGACCGAGACCGCGTACCAGACACTGATCGCGCTGCCGGTGGACCAGCAGCAACAGGTCGCCGGGCAGGCCCGCGCCGCCGCCCTCGACTGCGACTTCGACCGGTTCGAAGAGATCATGATGGCGGGTGTCCGGTGAGGTGGATCGGCCTGTACCTGCGCTCCCGCCGGGTGCCAACGGCCGCGGTCATCGTGTTCGGTTTCATCGCGCTGATCTGGGTCAGTTGGCCGAGCTTCTCCGACGGTGAAACCATCAACGCCCGGATGATCAGCATCACGGTGCTGATCGGGGCGGTCGCCCTCGGCACCACGCTGAGCGGCGCCGACGACGCACTCGACCACACCGCCGCGGTCAACTGGCCGGCCCGCCGCGCCGGACACCTGCTGCTCGCCACCGCCGCGATCATGGGGTTGTTGCTGCTCAGCACGGTCACCGACGCACGGTTCGAGCCGCTCGGCGTGGTGGCACGCAACACGGCGGGCCTGGTCGGGCTCACCGCGCTCGGGGCGACGCTGCTCGGCGCGGCGTTGTCCTGGATCGCGCCACTGACCTGGACCCTCATCGCGATCATGCCGTGGATGGGGCCGAGTGAGCAGGTGCGGACCCAGCTCGGTGCCTGGCTGATCCAGCCGGCGGACACCACCGCCGCCACCGTCTGCGCGACGGTGCTCGCGGCGGCCGGGCTGCTCGCGTACGCCCTGCGGGGCTGCCCCCGACGCCCAGCCGCCGAGACCGCCCCCGACCACTGACCTGGCCGCCGCCGGTTTCGTTCGCCGACGACGGCCTGCCGGGCAGTGCCCGGCAGGCCGTCGTCGGCACGCAGCGGGTCAGGACCGGGCGCCACCGGGCGATCGGGTCAGCGGTAGCCGGCCAGGATCCGGGCGTTGTACTGCTCGACGCCCCGCGCGGCCAGGATCGCCCCCACCGCGAGATAGGCCAGCCAGGTCAGCGGCATGGTGACCCAGCCGATGACGATGAAGATCAGCAGGAAGTTGATCCAGAACGTCACCCAGAAAGTCAGCA
This window harbors:
- a CDS encoding ABC transporter ATP-binding protein, with translation MMRAVSAAETAPTTYAWTVHAENLVVRAGRHLAVNGLDLALGTGVHGLLGPNGAGKTTLMRALATVVKPAGGRLDLLGEDITGRADLRRVRRKLGYLPQHFGFYPRFTVREFVEYMAWLKEMPKSEIPGAVQRAVDRVGLSTRADSKLKALSGGMLRRAGIAQAIVNDPEVLLLDEPTVGLDPEQRLDFRELLREIGSDTCVLVSTHLVEDVAVACTDVVLINEGRLVWQGTSAQLAAQGGDGDAGDSATERGYSALLRAYRQRVSA